A window of the Lactuca sativa cultivar Salinas chromosome 7, Lsat_Salinas_v11, whole genome shotgun sequence genome harbors these coding sequences:
- the LOC111881367 gene encoding flavin-containing monooxygenase FMO GS-OX5 isoform X1 — protein MATSLKVAVVGAGVAGLIAARELQRESHQVVVFEKSHRLGGTWAYDPRVESDLLGLDQNREIIHGSLYKSLRTNLPRQLMSFTDFKFSDKTYGDERLFPGHEEVLKFLEDFAGSFEVTELIRFNTAVTRVELVDSDIIEFEVESKTNGVNAVEVFDAVVVCNGHNSEPRPAFDIPGIETWSKKQMHSHNYHVPEPFRDQIVVLIGNGPTALDLSREIATVAKEVHMSSRSPAPYAKVSKSQKFSNIWQHAKIDCINKDGTITFEDGISIDAYIIFHCTGYKSHVPFLKTNGIVSVQEKRIGPLYKLVFPPQLAPRLSFVGLPEKSLTFLIIECQSKWIAKTLSTKISLPSKDQMLRDIKEHHGDIEDDGFPKAYTHFLEIENDYIDWMSTQLEMNVDKKFTDMFKYLIHCFRSGNFDNFMNLFELKYGV, from the exons ATGGCAACTTCCTTAAAGGTCGCCGTTGTTGGTGCCGGTGTTGCCGGATTAATCGCCGCCCGTGAGCTTCAAAGAGAGTCCCACCAAGTTGTGGTGTTTGAAAAGTCACATCGACTCGGCGGAACATGGGCCTATGATCCACGAGTTGAATCTGATCTCTTAGGACTAGACCAAAACAGAGAGATCATTCATGGATCCCTTTACAAATCCTTGCGAACGAATCTTCCTCGTCAGCTCATGAGCTTCACTGATTTCAAATTCAGCGACAAAACATATGGCGACGAGAGGTTGTTTCCTGGGCACGAAGAAGTTCTAAAGTTCTTGGAAGATTTTGCAGGTTCTTTTGAAGTCACTGAGTTGATTCGTTTCAATACTGCGGTGACCCGAGTGGAATTGGTTGACTCGGATATCATCGAGTTTGAAGTGGAGTCGAAGACAAATGGGGTGAATGCAGTGGAGGTGTTTGACGCGGTGGTCGTCTGTAACGGTCACAATAGTGAACCTCGGCCTGCATTCGATATTCCAG GCATCGAGACATGGTCTAAGAAGCAAATGCATAGTCACAACTATCATGTTCCTGAACCATTTCGAGATCAG atTGTAGTTTTAATTGGGAATGGGCCAACTGCATTGGACTTGTCAAGAGAAATAGCAACGGTTGCCAAAGAAGTTCACATGTCATCAAGATCTCCGGCTCCGTATGCTAAAGTTTCGAAATCACAGAAGTTCAGCAATATATGGCAGCATGCAAAG ATAGATTGTATCAATAAGGATGGTACAATTACATTTGAAGATGGAATATCTATTGATGCATATATCATATTCCATTGCACCGG GTACAAAAGTCATGTTCCATTTCTCAAGACTAATGGCATTGTGAGTGTACAAGAGAAACGCATTGGACCTCTCTACAAACTTGTTTTCCCCCCACAACTAGCTCCAAGACTATCCTTTGTTGGACTACCCGAAAAG AGTCTTACATTTCTTATAATCGAGTGTCAATCAAAATGGATAGCAAAGACTTTATCAACGAAGATATCATTGCCATCAAAGGATCAAATGTTGAGAGACATCAAAGAACATCATGGAGATATAGAAGATGATGGATTTCCTAAAGCTTACACTCATTTTCTTGAAATTGAG AATGATTACATAGATTGGATGTCTACTCAATTGGAAATGAACGTGGACAAGAAATTTACAGACATGTTCAAATACCTCATCCACTGTTTTAGATCTGGGAATTTTGATAATTTTATGAATTTATTCGAATTAAAATATGGTGTATGA
- the LOC111881367 gene encoding flavin-containing monooxygenase FMO GS-OX5 isoform X2, with translation MATSLKVAVVGAGVAGLIAARELQRESHQVVVFEKSHRLGGTWAYDPRVESDLLGLDQNREIIHGSLYKSLRTNLPRQLMSFTDFKFSDKTYGDERLFPGHEEVLKFLEDFAGSFEVTELIRFNTAVTRVELVDSDIIEFEVESKTNGVNAVEVFDAVVVCNGHNSEPRPAFDIPVLIGNGPTALDLSREIATVAKEVHMSSRSPAPYAKVSKSQKFSNIWQHAKIDCINKDGTITFEDGISIDAYIIFHCTGYKSHVPFLKTNGIVSVQEKRIGPLYKLVFPPQLAPRLSFVGLPEKSLTFLIIECQSKWIAKTLSTKISLPSKDQMLRDIKEHHGDIEDDGFPKAYTHFLEIENDYIDWMSTQLEMNVDKKFTDMFKYLIHCFRSGNFDNFMNLFELKYGV, from the exons ATGGCAACTTCCTTAAAGGTCGCCGTTGTTGGTGCCGGTGTTGCCGGATTAATCGCCGCCCGTGAGCTTCAAAGAGAGTCCCACCAAGTTGTGGTGTTTGAAAAGTCACATCGACTCGGCGGAACATGGGCCTATGATCCACGAGTTGAATCTGATCTCTTAGGACTAGACCAAAACAGAGAGATCATTCATGGATCCCTTTACAAATCCTTGCGAACGAATCTTCCTCGTCAGCTCATGAGCTTCACTGATTTCAAATTCAGCGACAAAACATATGGCGACGAGAGGTTGTTTCCTGGGCACGAAGAAGTTCTAAAGTTCTTGGAAGATTTTGCAGGTTCTTTTGAAGTCACTGAGTTGATTCGTTTCAATACTGCGGTGACCCGAGTGGAATTGGTTGACTCGGATATCATCGAGTTTGAAGTGGAGTCGAAGACAAATGGGGTGAATGCAGTGGAGGTGTTTGACGCGGTGGTCGTCTGTAACGGTCACAATAGTGAACCTCGGCCTGCATTCGATATTCCAG TTTTAATTGGGAATGGGCCAACTGCATTGGACTTGTCAAGAGAAATAGCAACGGTTGCCAAAGAAGTTCACATGTCATCAAGATCTCCGGCTCCGTATGCTAAAGTTTCGAAATCACAGAAGTTCAGCAATATATGGCAGCATGCAAAG ATAGATTGTATCAATAAGGATGGTACAATTACATTTGAAGATGGAATATCTATTGATGCATATATCATATTCCATTGCACCGG GTACAAAAGTCATGTTCCATTTCTCAAGACTAATGGCATTGTGAGTGTACAAGAGAAACGCATTGGACCTCTCTACAAACTTGTTTTCCCCCCACAACTAGCTCCAAGACTATCCTTTGTTGGACTACCCGAAAAG AGTCTTACATTTCTTATAATCGAGTGTCAATCAAAATGGATAGCAAAGACTTTATCAACGAAGATATCATTGCCATCAAAGGATCAAATGTTGAGAGACATCAAAGAACATCATGGAGATATAGAAGATGATGGATTTCCTAAAGCTTACACTCATTTTCTTGAAATTGAG AATGATTACATAGATTGGATGTCTACTCAATTGGAAATGAACGTGGACAAGAAATTTACAGACATGTTCAAATACCTCATCCACTGTTTTAGATCTGGGAATTTTGATAATTTTATGAATTTATTCGAATTAAAATATGGTGTATGA